A genomic window from Bacteroidota bacterium includes:
- a CDS encoding T9SS type A sorting domain-containing protein encodes MKKVFLVAGISMLSISAFSQISLTPATAEIDGDPTTINEVHIEFHNMGTNQTMTWTRTVNDIPEGWKTSVCDFNLCWADFADEPDYYFDAPADTTGTVYVKFDARNYHDGAFDPLPGCGTVEVNFYSVLDSANYNALGVFHARLGVEAVDCETLIVTPVNDNNFLIYPNPAKNVINAVASFSANIQHADIVSTTGYIVRSYNWETASGKMTFDLNDLPAGIYFVRLINADNSGVYTEKVIVE; translated from the coding sequence ATGAAAAAAGTATTTCTTGTTGCCGGTATATCGATGTTATCCATTTCGGCATTTTCACAAATCTCATTGACACCCGCTACTGCCGAAATTGATGGCGATCCTACTACCATTAACGAAGTACATATCGAATTTCACAATATGGGTACTAATCAAACAATGACCTGGACCAGAACAGTAAATGATATACCTGAAGGTTGGAAAACTTCGGTATGTGATTTTAATTTATGTTGGGCCGATTTTGCTGATGAACCTGATTATTATTTTGATGCTCCTGCAGATACAACCGGAACTGTGTACGTAAAATTTGATGCACGTAATTATCACGATGGTGCGTTTGATCCGCTTCCGGGATGCGGAACTGTAGAAGTTAATTTTTACAGCGTGCTGGATAGCGCAAATTATAATGCTTTAGGTGTGTTTCATGCGCGTTTAGGTGTTGAAGCTGTTGATTGTGAAACATTAATTGTTACACCGGTTAACGATAATAATTTTTTAATTTATCCTAATCCTGCAAAAAATGTAATTAACGCTGTTGCTTCATTTAGCGCAAACATTCAACATGCTGATATTGTAAGCACAACAGGTTATATTGTAAGAAGTTACAACTGGGAAACAGCTTCCGGTAAAATGACCTTCGACCTAAATGATTTACCTGCGGGTATTTATTTTGTTCGTTTAATAAATGCTGATAATTCCGGTGTTTACACTGAAAAGGTAATTGTAGAATAA
- a CDS encoding Omp28-related outer membrane protein — protein sequence MKKIFYSLSVAVLLLTSATTFAQAKKYPLFEHFTQASCGPCAAQNPFFQDVYYANESNVHHVAYHTSWPGIDPMYDFNPSESDAMVDYYGVSGVPDMFANGTEFGSPAGVTQDIVNNLVAESSPIRILVTETVAGSTVNVHIEVQTVGTVPAGTYKLKAAAVEHIIDYVSAPGTNGETEFPNVFREFLTGSGGVAITPAAIGSSVSFDYSYTYDAVYVPANMMTLAWVQNVATKEVLNSGAAGDPEVEVVNMSAAAFTQGTVGGANAFAGDIINLGDANANIDITLTASQPGDWSAEFVYNGTTYTSTASSTINALSTLPIDLNVNVGSTSAIGEYTITVEFPDNPEIMPQVLNYYVISGVTDLVVNNEVSFGDGTPYGTYDWESLYTDALDAAGVTTWAATSHFTMKKGFDSGSLDGVENIYYNVGWTFPGLVSDAAKIDQLMNFLDNGGNLFISGQDIGWEVNEYAAYYPEAVDFYENYLHASFVNDAAAGATSFTAVVDEPWYGDVAASDISKPYGTTYYYPDQIEVNGVDGFDIFTYNAGTKVGGVRSETSDYKTVYLGIGIEMIEDDAVRNAVMEATYLYFKGDLDGIAYDQAIQGLLGAANPNPAVNSTVISLSNIDKNYTLVVTDITGKIIMQDAIAAGTDAYQLMTSDLRSGMYFFYLTDGTQRTQTEKLNVIK from the coding sequence ATGAAAAAAATTTTTTACTCATTATCGGTTGCAGTGCTCCTTTTAACATCTGCTACCACCTTTGCGCAAGCAAAAAAATATCCCTTATTTGAGCATTTTACACAAGCGTCATGCGGACCGTGTGCGGCTCAGAATCCATTTTTTCAGGACGTTTATTACGCGAATGAAAGTAATGTACACCACGTTGCCTACCATACTTCATGGCCGGGAATTGACCCGATGTATGATTTTAATCCGAGTGAAAGTGATGCCATGGTAGATTATTATGGTGTTTCAGGTGTGCCTGATATGTTTGCAAACGGAACCGAATTTGGTTCACCTGCAGGTGTAACACAAGACATCGTTAACAACCTTGTTGCTGAATCAAGCCCTATTCGTATTTTGGTTACTGAAACAGTTGCCGGTTCAACAGTTAACGTGCATATTGAAGTGCAAACTGTTGGAACTGTTCCTGCTGGTACTTATAAATTAAAAGCTGCTGCAGTTGAACATATAATTGATTATGTATCAGCTCCCGGCACAAATGGTGAAACTGAATTTCCTAACGTTTTTCGTGAATTTTTAACCGGTTCAGGTGGTGTTGCTATAACACCTGCTGCAATTGGCTCATCAGTTTCATTTGATTATTCTTATACTTATGATGCAGTTTATGTTCCAGCTAATATGATGACTTTAGCATGGGTACAAAATGTTGCAACAAAAGAAGTTTTAAATTCAGGTGCAGCAGGCGATCCTGAAGTAGAAGTTGTAAATATGTCAGCTGCAGCTTTCACACAAGGAACAGTTGGTGGTGCAAATGCATTCGCTGGTGATATTATCAACCTTGGTGATGCAAATGCGAATATTGACATTACATTAACTGCTTCACAACCGGGCGACTGGAGTGCTGAATTTGTTTATAACGGAACAACTTATACATCAACTGCATCTTCAACAATTAATGCTTTAAGTACTTTACCAATCGATTTAAATGTTAACGTTGGAAGTACATCTGCAATTGGTGAATATACAATTACAGTTGAATTTCCTGATAATCCGGAAATTATGCCGCAGGTATTAAATTATTATGTTATTTCCGGCGTTACAGATTTAGTTGTAAATAACGAAGTAAGTTTCGGTGATGGAACACCTTATGGAACTTACGATTGGGAATCATTATATACAGATGCATTAGATGCTGCAGGCGTTACTACATGGGCTGCAACTTCTCATTTTACAATGAAAAAAGGTTTCGACAGCGGTTCATTAGATGGCGTTGAAAATATTTATTACAACGTAGGCTGGACCTTCCCTGGTTTAGTTAGCGATGCTGCGAAAATTGATCAATTAATGAATTTCCTCGATAATGGTGGTAATTTATTTATTTCAGGACAAGATATAGGTTGGGAAGTAAATGAATACGCTGCATACTATCCTGAAGCTGTTGATTTTTATGAAAATTATTTACACGCTTCATTTGTAAATGATGCTGCTGCAGGTGCTACTTCATTTACTGCAGTTGTTGATGAACCTTGGTATGGTGATGTTGCTGCAAGTGATATCAGCAAACCTTATGGTACCACATATTACTATCCTGATCAAATTGAAGTAAACGGTGTTGATGGTTTTGATATTTTCACTTACAATGCCGGAACTAAAGTAGGTGGTGTTCGTTCTGAAACATCTGACTACAAAACAGTTTATTTGGGTATTGGTATAGAAATGATTGAAGATGATGCTGTTCGTAATGCAGTTATGGAAGCAACTTACCTTTACTTTAAAGGTGATTTAGATGGTATTGCTTACGATCAGGCTATTCAAGGATTATTAGGTGCTGCGAATCCAAACCCTGCTGTAAACTCAACTGTAATTTCATTAAGTAATATCGATAAAAATTACACCCTTGTAGTTACAGATATCACTGGTAAAATTATTATGCAGGATGCAATTGCAGCCGGCACTGATGCTTATCAGTTAATGACTTCAGATTTAAGGAGCGGTATGTATTTCTTCTATTTAACAGATGGAACACAACGCACTCAAACTGAAAAATTAAATGTTATAAAATAA